In one window of Vibrio sp. DW001 DNA:
- a CDS encoding D-hexose-6-phosphate mutarotase has product MEKYLPVIGPLADHVTVIEKDGIKIIRVAHPKATADISLHGGHVLSFKPTGQEDVIWLSEETEFESTKAIRGGIPVCWPWFGRLAAPAHGFARTSLWHLVEHRESDDGVIICLGLEESEETMAVWPYTFQVRLYVEVADDLKVTLEINNTDDKAWQFSGALHTYFNVADIRDTITTGMGLEYSDSLQSGKVCQGEAELQLTDTVDRVYTQPEETIEIADPNNDRIIVIKNKGDNSAVIWNPWETGAKAMGDMADDGYNTMLCVESTYHATSMETGKTLQPDESYQLITQISVK; this is encoded by the coding sequence ATGGAAAAATATCTTCCCGTCATTGGTCCTCTTGCCGACCATGTGACCGTCATCGAAAAAGATGGCATCAAGATCATTCGCGTTGCTCACCCTAAAGCAACGGCAGACATCTCCTTACATGGTGGTCATGTTCTTTCGTTCAAACCAACAGGCCAAGAAGATGTTATCTGGCTTAGTGAAGAAACTGAATTCGAGTCGACTAAAGCAATTCGTGGTGGCATTCCCGTCTGTTGGCCTTGGTTTGGCCGACTTGCTGCCCCTGCACACGGTTTTGCTCGTACAAGTTTGTGGCATCTCGTTGAACACAGAGAATCAGATGATGGGGTTATCATCTGTTTAGGCCTTGAAGAGAGCGAAGAAACAATGGCTGTATGGCCATATACTTTCCAAGTTCGTCTATATGTTGAGGTGGCGGACGACCTTAAAGTCACGCTCGAAATCAATAATACGGATGACAAGGCATGGCAATTTTCCGGCGCACTCCACACCTACTTCAATGTCGCTGATATCCGCGACACAATAACCACTGGTATGGGATTGGAATATTCGGATAGTCTTCAGAGTGGCAAGGTATGCCAAGGTGAAGCGGAACTTCAGCTAACGGATACCGTTGACCGTGTTTATACACAGCCAGAAGAGACGATCGAAATTGCCGATCCAAACAATGACCGTATTATTGTCATTAAAAACAAAGGCGACAATTCTGCTGTTATATGGAACCCTTGGGAAACTGGCGCTAAAGCGATGGGTGATATGGCAGACGACGGATACAACACCATGTTATGTGTTGAATCGACCTATCATGCAACAAGCATGGAAACAGGCAAAACACTTCAACCTGACGAAAGCTACCAGCTCATCACACAAATCAGCGTCAAATAG
- the rlmA gene encoding 23S rRNA (guanine(745)-N(1))-methyltransferase, whose protein sequence is MLYQCPLCSEKLKQEPRFYQCANNHQFDIAKEGYVNLIPANKKRSKNPGDNTEMMQARRRFLGSGHYAQLQQQVAKICLEKLNNIDFNLLDIGCGEGYYTNEIDYQLRQAGHEPDVFGLDISKVAIRYAAKKYPLCHFSVASSQNLPFLDHSLNLILRIYAPCNTEEMNRCVAENGVVVTVTPAARHLYQLRALIYDDVRLHDEALETIDGFTLEHEEHLSYQMNLEESESLDLLQMTPFAWKATNLVRQQLVNNPIFNCEADFMIRVYRKK, encoded by the coding sequence ATGCTTTATCAATGTCCACTTTGCTCTGAAAAACTAAAACAAGAACCACGCTTTTACCAATGCGCGAATAATCATCAATTCGATATCGCTAAGGAAGGTTACGTCAATCTGATCCCTGCGAATAAAAAACGTTCAAAAAATCCGGGTGACAACACGGAAATGATGCAGGCAAGGAGGCGTTTTCTCGGCAGTGGTCATTATGCTCAGTTACAGCAGCAAGTAGCAAAAATCTGTTTAGAAAAGCTGAACAATATCGATTTTAACCTGTTAGATATCGGCTGTGGGGAAGGCTATTATACCAATGAAATCGATTATCAGCTTAGACAAGCTGGACATGAACCTGACGTGTTTGGGTTGGACATATCAAAGGTTGCGATCAGGTATGCGGCAAAAAAATATCCTCTTTGCCACTTTTCGGTCGCTTCGAGCCAGAATTTGCCATTCTTAGATCACTCTCTTAATCTAATTTTACGCATCTATGCCCCATGTAATACTGAAGAGATGAATCGATGTGTCGCCGAGAATGGCGTCGTCGTAACTGTCACACCTGCTGCACGGCATCTATATCAACTGCGTGCACTCATATATGATGATGTCCGCCTGCATGACGAAGCCCTCGAAACGATTGACGGCTTTACTCTCGAGCACGAAGAGCACCTAAGCTACCAAATGAATTTAGAAGAATCTGAATCACTCGATCTGCTACAGATGACACCATTTGCATGGAAAGCGACCAACTTGGTAAGACAGCAATTGGTAAATAACCCTATATTTAATTGTGAGGCAGATTTCATGATAAGGGTTTATCGAAAAAAATAA
- a CDS encoding GyrI-like domain-containing protein, with product METQVLEPFKLAYVRLVGPYGQGIPEAIDKIHKWAATKGLRDIKRVHIFHDDPDVTPPEECRADIGVVVPCNVKASESIQLQQLPGGKYITARKNTSSVPQIIEIWDNLIEKMITSGDEMDDRPCFELYHSDQDETVDVSVFISVK from the coding sequence ATGGAAACTCAAGTGTTAGAGCCTTTCAAACTGGCCTATGTACGATTAGTAGGACCATATGGTCAAGGCATACCAGAAGCGATAGATAAGATTCACAAGTGGGCGGCGACCAAAGGTCTTCGTGATATCAAGCGTGTTCATATCTTCCACGATGATCCAGATGTTACCCCACCTGAAGAATGCCGCGCAGATATCGGTGTAGTGGTTCCCTGTAACGTTAAAGCGTCTGAGAGTATTCAATTACAGCAACTACCAGGTGGCAAGTATATTACCGCCCGCAAGAACACTTCAAGTGTTCCACAGATTATCGAGATCTGGGACAATCTAATTGAAAAGATGATTACTTCGGGCGACGAAATGGACGACAGGCCATGTTTTGAGCTGTACCATTCTGATCAAGACGAAACGGTTGATGTTAGCGTGTTTATTTCCGTAAAATGA
- a CDS encoding UTRA domain-containing protein: MVRKTLYDTVKRSIAEAIERGDYSEGDLLPTEAMLCEQHGVSRITVRKALKILENAGLIESIQGYGSFVREKITNNNIYKLGSFAEGTISYDHHSKVINFELNEASEKIRTLLKLDKGEQIYYCKRLRYVDDKPVLLEESWMPVKIFQDLSISILEGSKYHYVENIKGYEIEHCIQKFEPIIPDKELTTYLKLMPNQAILKLISTGYLTDGKPFEHSLLYFNTKGHEFSLIANR; encoded by the coding sequence ATGGTTAGAAAAACACTTTATGACACAGTTAAAAGAAGCATTGCTGAAGCTATTGAGCGTGGTGATTACAGTGAAGGTGATTTGTTGCCAACAGAAGCCATGCTTTGTGAGCAACACGGTGTCAGCCGAATTACTGTTCGCAAAGCTTTAAAAATTCTAGAAAATGCTGGGCTTATTGAATCAATTCAAGGTTATGGTTCTTTTGTCCGTGAAAAGATTACCAATAATAATATCTATAAGTTGGGCAGTTTTGCTGAAGGTACAATCTCTTATGATCACCATTCTAAAGTAATCAATTTTGAGTTGAATGAAGCGAGTGAAAAAATCCGAACTTTATTAAAACTGGATAAAGGGGAGCAAATATACTATTGCAAGCGCTTGAGGTACGTTGATGACAAACCCGTTCTATTAGAAGAAAGTTGGATGCCAGTAAAAATATTTCAGGATCTGAGTATTTCTATTTTAGAAGGGTCAAAATATCACTACGTTGAAAATATCAAGGGCTATGAGATAGAGCACTGTATTCAAAAATTTGAGCCCATCATTCCTGATAAAGAACTGACAACATATTTAAAACTAATGCCTAATCAAGCCATATTAAAGTTAATTTCCACTGGCTATCTTACCGATGGGAAGCCTTTTGAACATAGTTTGTTATATTTCAATACCAAAGGACATGAATTTAGCTTAATCGCTAACAGATAA
- a CDS encoding carbohydrate deacetylase: MKLKVINNADDFGYSNSVNYGIIDAHRDGVLTSTTIMANMPGFDHAVKIAKEYPCLGIGVHCTLTCGRPLLNSHKTLVNSSGYFHTLSNYKKDSFRVDSNEVYAEFKSQIEMVILSGIEPTHLDSHHHIHHYKDNMKIIIQLAKEYNLPVRNSNTEELKKQGTKVKYVLETAKIGSTVFEDNKIKCNDVLIGPYIRRENKIKNSKDLEQAIVDEIIESLEESKGLNVVEVMWHPAYMDKSIMESSSLNISRIYELQALLNEDLRKYLSIHCNLCTFREI; encoded by the coding sequence ATGAAGTTAAAAGTTATTAATAATGCTGATGATTTTGGTTATTCAAATTCGGTCAATTATGGAATTATTGATGCTCATAGAGATGGCGTTTTAACATCAACCACGATCATGGCCAATATGCCAGGATTTGACCATGCGGTAAAAATAGCTAAAGAATACCCCTGCCTGGGAATCGGAGTTCACTGTACTTTAACGTGTGGACGTCCGTTACTAAATAGTCATAAAACATTGGTAAATAGTAGTGGGTATTTTCATACATTATCGAACTACAAAAAGGACTCATTTAGAGTAGACAGTAATGAAGTTTATGCGGAATTTAAATCTCAAATTGAAATGGTAATTCTTTCTGGAATTGAACCTACACATCTAGATTCTCATCATCACATTCATCATTACAAAGACAACATGAAGATTATAATTCAGTTGGCCAAAGAGTATAACTTACCAGTGAGAAATTCAAACACCGAAGAACTAAAGAAACAAGGTACAAAAGTTAAGTACGTGTTAGAAACGGCTAAAATAGGTAGCACAGTGTTCGAGGACAATAAAATTAAATGTAATGACGTATTGATTGGTCCATATATAAGGCGAGAGAATAAAATTAAGAATAGTAAGGATTTAGAACAGGCAATCGTAGATGAAATAATAGAATCTTTGGAAGAAAGTAAAGGTCTAAATGTGGTTGAAGTCATGTGGCATCCGGCATACATGGATAAATCAATCATGGAAAGCTCAAGCCTAAATATATCTCGAATATATGAATTACAAGCTTTACTTAATGAAGACCTTAGAAAGTATCTATCAATTCATTGCAATTTATGTACATTTAGAGAAATTTAA
- a CDS encoding PTS transporter subunit EIIC — MAYTLNDFKNQLSKLGRAMLIPIAAQPIAGLLARFGHTDLLDIQILLIAANVIFGNIDMLFAIGAVVAFAKTKDKTTSILAAIISLMIFKKSLEYVNPDLNMGVFAGIIIGVLTAILYNHSREWKTPNMFSFFTGEKFVVTLGPLLAVPLGILFAQFWAPIEHGLNNLAILITLSGAIGIFLFGVLNRLLIPVGLHHVLNSYIFFEVGSFTTSTGTVVTGEIPRFLSGDPTAGGILAMFFVVMMFGLPGAALAMYHTAKPTKKKEAKAAYGSGAVTSFVTGITEPLEFMFMFLAPQLYLIHALLTGTAGVILYFFNVKLGISFGFCIIDYGLNYNLGTNSWIILPVGLVYFLVYYFTFKLVIERRDYKIFGREDDTVNFDENVSKEEYEIRLNHDNYQYMSKKIMQYIGGKDNIVDAECCVTRLRLELHDGSLVDAESIKKTGAKAVVKVSDTSIQVVIGTDVGKVMKELNKLLDM; from the coding sequence ATGGCGTATACACTTAATGATTTTAAAAATCAACTTTCAAAACTTGGTAGGGCAATGCTTATCCCTATAGCAGCGCAACCTATCGCAGGTTTACTTGCCAGATTTGGACATACTGATTTATTGGATATACAGATATTATTAATAGCCGCTAATGTCATATTTGGAAATATAGATATGCTATTTGCAATTGGCGCCGTAGTCGCATTTGCAAAAACAAAAGACAAAACCACATCTATTCTAGCGGCGATCATATCATTAATGATATTTAAGAAATCTCTTGAATATGTGAATCCAGACCTAAATATGGGTGTTTTTGCAGGTATTATTATTGGCGTACTAACTGCGATATTATATAATCATAGCAGAGAATGGAAGACACCTAACATGTTCTCGTTTTTTACGGGTGAGAAATTTGTAGTCACACTAGGACCATTGCTAGCAGTGCCTCTGGGCATACTGTTTGCTCAATTTTGGGCACCGATTGAGCATGGACTTAATAACTTAGCTATCTTGATTACTCTATCAGGGGCGATTGGAATATTTTTATTTGGTGTCTTAAATAGACTTTTAATTCCGGTTGGCTTACATCATGTTTTAAATTCGTACATCTTCTTTGAAGTCGGCAGTTTCACGACATCTACAGGTACTGTAGTAACGGGTGAAATACCTAGGTTTCTATCTGGAGACCCCACGGCTGGCGGTATATTAGCGATGTTTTTTGTTGTAATGATGTTTGGATTGCCTGGCGCTGCTTTAGCTATGTACCACACAGCTAAACCGACTAAAAAGAAAGAAGCAAAAGCAGCATATGGTTCGGGTGCAGTTACGTCCTTTGTCACTGGAATTACAGAACCTTTAGAATTCATGTTTATGTTCCTGGCACCTCAATTATACCTTATCCATGCCCTTTTAACAGGTACTGCTGGCGTTATATTATATTTTTTCAATGTTAAACTTGGCATTTCGTTTGGCTTCTGCATTATTGATTATGGGTTAAACTATAATTTGGGTACTAATAGTTGGATAATTTTACCTGTAGGCCTAGTCTATTTTCTCGTTTATTACTTTACGTTTAAGTTAGTTATAGAAAGGAGAGACTACAAAATATTTGGAAGAGAGGATGATACCGTAAACTTCGATGAGAATGTCAGTAAGGAAGAATATGAAATTAGGTTAAATCATGACAACTACCAATATATGTCCAAAAAAATAATGCAATACATTGGAGGTAAGGACAATATTGTGGATGCAGAATGCTGCGTTACTAGATTGAGATTAGAATTACATGATGGTTCTTTAGTTGACGCAGAGAGCATAAAAAAGACAGGAGCGAAAGCAGTAGTCAAAGTCAGTGACACTTCAATCCAAGTAGTTATTGGCACTGACGTAGGAAAGGTCATGAAAGAATTAAATAAATTATTAGACATGTAA
- a CDS encoding maltose-6'-phosphate glucosidase: MNNSFAITIAGGGSTYTTGIVMGLLSRRADFPVDSIMLFDNDGERQSKVSILVELIVKDSGCDIKVNQTTDPKIAFTGCDFVLAQLRSGGLRMREVDEKVPLTFGCVGQETCGIGGFSYGMRSIKDMIDIVEQVNTYAPQAWILNYSNPASIVAEAINRAHPDAKILNICDMPLSIERSIAEAINVDVKDLECDYFGLNHFGWWTHIWNKNTGEDLLPKILELTRTSGITQDSSENSDDSWAATFKMLTNITTDFPDLLPNTYLQYYLYPDEIVAKSNPEYTRANQVMDGREANVFNAAKVALAEGSLKNTDLRLGVHGEFIVDVARSIAMNEKNRFLIIVQNNGAIPNMRSDAMVEIPCYVGARGPEPIRFKKDIPTFQKGLMENQCAAEKLLVDAFFEQSYEKALQAFTLNRTVPSATVAKKLLDAVIKANGDQFPPLN; this comes from the coding sequence ATGAACAACTCATTCGCAATTACAATCGCCGGAGGTGGTAGTACCTATACTACTGGTATCGTGATGGGTCTACTATCCCGTAGAGCCGATTTTCCTGTAGATAGCATTATGCTTTTTGACAATGATGGAGAACGTCAATCCAAAGTTTCTATTCTCGTTGAATTAATAGTTAAAGACAGCGGGTGTGATATAAAAGTGAATCAAACGACAGATCCAAAAATTGCATTCACTGGCTGCGATTTTGTTTTGGCTCAGCTTCGATCTGGTGGACTAAGGATGCGTGAAGTTGACGAGAAGGTACCACTTACATTTGGTTGTGTTGGTCAAGAAACTTGTGGCATTGGCGGTTTTTCTTATGGCATGCGCTCAATCAAAGATATGATTGATATTGTTGAACAAGTTAATACGTACGCACCTCAGGCATGGATACTTAATTACAGTAACCCTGCATCTATCGTCGCAGAGGCGATTAATCGAGCTCACCCTGATGCCAAGATATTAAATATTTGTGATATGCCACTTAGTATCGAACGTTCAATTGCAGAGGCGATAAATGTTGATGTAAAAGACCTAGAATGTGACTATTTTGGTCTTAATCATTTTGGTTGGTGGACACATATTTGGAACAAGAATACGGGCGAAGATTTACTTCCTAAGATACTTGAATTAACTCGTACCTCTGGTATTACTCAAGACAGCAGCGAAAATTCAGATGACTCTTGGGCCGCCACATTCAAAATGCTGACAAATATAACAACTGATTTTCCAGATCTGTTGCCCAATACCTACCTTCAGTATTATTTGTACCCTGATGAAATTGTCGCTAAGTCAAACCCTGAATATACACGAGCTAATCAAGTGATGGACGGACGTGAAGCCAATGTTTTCAATGCGGCTAAGGTAGCACTTGCAGAAGGTTCCTTGAAAAATACTGACCTTAGGTTGGGCGTGCATGGTGAGTTCATCGTTGATGTTGCTCGCTCAATAGCAATGAATGAGAAAAATCGTTTTCTTATCATTGTTCAGAATAATGGCGCCATTCCGAACATGCGCTCTGATGCAATGGTTGAGATCCCATGTTATGTTGGCGCTAGAGGACCTGAACCAATTCGCTTCAAAAAAGACATCCCCACTTTCCAAAAAGGGTTAATGGAGAACCAGTGCGCAGCTGAAAAGCTACTTGTAGATGCATTCTTCGAACAATCGTACGAAAAAGCTCTGCAAGCATTTACGCTTAACCGCACTGTGCCTTCAGCAACTGTTGCCAAAAAGTTACTTGATGCTGTAATCAAAGCTAACGGAGATCAGTTCCCTCCATTGAATTAA